The Conger conger chromosome 15, fConCon1.1, whole genome shotgun sequence genome contains a region encoding:
- the calml4b gene encoding calmodulin-like protein 4, with product MAKFLSQDQINEFKECFSLYDKKRKGKIEAKDLITVMRCLGTSPTFSEVDRHLQVHKIDKNGELDFSTFLTMMHRQIQQEDPKAEILEAMRMTDKQKKGYILASELRAKLTGLGEKLTDKEVDELFREANVGPDGRVHYEDFTRMVTLPPVDY from the exons ATG GCGAAATTCCTATCACAAGATCAGATAAATG AGTTCAAGGAGTGCTTCTCTCTGTACGACAAGAAGAGGAAGGGGAAGATCGAGGCGAAGGACCTGATCACTGTGATGCGCTGCCTGGGCACCAGCCCCACTTTCAGTGAAGTGGACCGACACCTGCAGGTCCACAAGATCG ATAAAAATGGCGAGCTGGACTTCTCCACCTTCCTGACCATGATGCACCGGCAGATCCAGCAGGAGGACCCCAAGGCGGAGATCCTGGAGGCCATGCGTATGACAGACAAGCAGAAGAAGGGCTACATCCTGGCTTCTGAGCTCCGGGCCAAACTCACCGGCCTGGGCGAGAAGCTCACAGATAAGGAAG TGGATGAGCTGTTCAGAGAGGCGAATGTGGGCCCAGATGGACGCGTGCACTATGAAGACTTCACCAGGATGGTCACCCTGCCACCTGTAGATTACTGA